A section of the Oncorhynchus gorbuscha isolate QuinsamMale2020 ecotype Even-year linkage group LG04, OgorEven_v1.0, whole genome shotgun sequence genome encodes:
- the LOC124034353 gene encoding protein turtle homolog A-like isoform X3, with the protein MGLERLWLLGVTTVVALCLLCTSQGVGAVVRARVGGTAELGCSLNPLSTGVTTPNLFPLHVVEWVRLGYNVPILIKFGVYAPRVHPHYKGRVSLTRGASLLVEGLSLEDEGWFECRILLLDCTTDEFHNGTWTFLSITAPPVFIKTPPTFVEVLLGDSLTLSCGAHGNPRPTVIWHKDEAPIENAENMVVLNGTLSLAPVTRETSGMYKCHVSNSEGNLTHTTQLQVNGPPLIIIAPEDTTLNISQDAVLQCQAEAYPSNLTYEWWKQGQNVYHIDYLKTRVKILVDGTLLIPSLVPEDTGIYTCTPTNGLMTPPSASAHLKVKHPARVGRMPRETYLPTGMRGVIFCPVQAEPPMLFVNWTKDGNNLNLDNVPGWKVNSEGSVFIATANDDAVGMYTCTAYNSYGTMGQSEPTKVILQDPPSFSVSPRAEYLQEVGRELVIPCEADGDPSPNITWSKVGPTPRSTYTVLSNGSLLLKPLRKDHHGGWECLATNRVATVNTGTVVLVLGTSPHAASFVSVSTGMNQANVSWEPGFDGGYTQKFTIWVKQASRGKHEWASLPVPTSKSHLVVTGLLAGTSYQFSVLPQNKLGSGPFSEITSVRTQALPTDPPTVITTLPTIDPPSFLSANQTVLGIVLHWYAPESKATSLTGYVLQARRNRGQWVILNSAVKANLSELLVQGLLRDCIYDLRLVSRSNKLLSEPSESVNVNTTGMEMYPVWPGFLEFVPEPLLAGVLGGVCFLFLAIILSLVTVCVMSHRRAHQRRKRRDDLPSAFQKSPSPEARSPSDSPDSVLKIKLCPPLSFFPNSSSSQSDRSSFDKGSRGEYQDQRSQLLSSSSPPPHYTIFESHLGGNAPSPSALESISRGPDGRFIVQPLLEGSTLSNMKKNVKTVFLQTKTNGGDSGTGSNQTSFKDSPKSSSLSSERGERKDSYLTVEVTDLSKPPASPGRVRAMARNFSRHGCFYSDDDQGISEALLERDSFYSDSSEKRACDSLKRYHAGHPEDILPSLGRRARQLERDRHHQAGYHTMGRAGQLTNASTLVSQIDTSEQELDNLSKCLQLAKEREEMERELENYTASQKARERELENYTASQKARERELENYTASQKAREREKEERQPEKEESPNRELDSSGAEDPIWKPQDITLRPKAHRASGQTHQLLDYRRACYFGNTSSPMDRLPSSYIQWDISPVTSINSLIPVQSPLESTTPRVQHPHQGHIGSAMKDSLPEDCSCSPVTQCTTLSLLSPTSESPPIGQGTARTRARSRNPDRTVVREQDTYRRSSMVEEGWREKKQPGGSALKLRSSFACGTQHLEPAAESVRSVSADRVRDTSPVQPYPGTASYSLSEKTETIDGLRERVNQSPSSYSTLPYELHKAGAKGKVIDDKIGNDPRSSLLYPEQERECVRTRSRRSDRALFSDSPSHISHLTLLEECDRDQSQFSVARVSESFKNKQTNQAPKMSPLQTSAILEYLSLPGFIEMSVDDSGDESELTVTTCQSVEPQTETSLEGKPDVVPKDWAVHVQENLETSSCQKKVFFLENRHSVGQAGTSEAVEKPAYRYSLQVEARDSSHKAGIPDWSKKQSPGSVLTGSYHHNHEQSQPLISQKTTASERQLSRRGISPVKTLVSADKSMADVVSKHPDTFAGKPESYSEQAQRLHSQGDRTNKIASKIHQPRAPFMKKSLSIGPCRTLSGMGQPRPFLKKSISLGSQRWEHFESPRTYVSEKCYWDKFPNSDVQVKSYSLGRTPASSFSRPGPLWQEGVPFRRPSVSSLERARYAERSPERPRYDRSLSSSSYTYLSSSMYPSSQPPGSARRDLSDLRRQASAYPDASRSPITYQDALRSVQHIYVPMDFSIPQYPPRPDKYPPRPCMRGDYPRPIESKRGPPRPNLHRMYSWPSPYHGGPFPPRDVDSHRQAERRMGKGAGAEVEMSDNRERGRASYASQSSGRGSVGLLRQSLSITPTLLSSPETTEESETQRHRAEMDLLEQRKKSRNTSVDESYEWDSTDVCVDSEVLEAMKPQAVVRRGRGEGRHDRPRSAAGLQDRHRNDISKKGSK; encoded by the exons GCCGTGTGTCTCTGACCCGGGGGGCCTCGCTGCTGGTGGAGGGGCTGAGCCTGGAGGACGAGGGCTGGTTTGAGTGTCGCATCCTGCTCCTGGACTGCACCACAGACGAGTTCCACAACGGCACCTGGACCTTCCTCTCCATCACAG CCCCACCTGTATTTATCAAGACTCCGCCTACCTTTGTGGAAGTCCTGCTAGGGGACTCCCTGACCCTCAGCTGTGGTGCCCATGGTAACCCTCGACCAACTGTTATCTGGCATAAAGATGAGGCCCCAATTGAGAATGCTGAAAACATGGTG gtGCTCAATGGCACCTTATCTTTGGCCCCCGTcaccagagagacatcaggaatGTATAAATGTCATGTGTCCAACTCGGAGGGGAATCTGACCCATACTACCCAGCTGCAGGTCAATG GTCCTCCACTCATCATCATCGCCCCAGAGGACACCACCCTCAACATATCCCAGGATGCAGTTCTGCAGTGCCAAGCTGAGGCCTATCCCTCCAACCTCACGTATGAGTGGTGGAAACAGGGACAGAATGTCTACCATATCGA CTATCTCAAGACCCGTGTGAAGATCTTAGTGGACGGCACACTCCTCATCCCTAGTCTTGTCCCAGAGGACACTGGGATTTACACCTGTACACCAACCAATGGGCTGATGACCCCACCCTCTGCCTCAGCACACCTCAAAGTCAAAC ACCCTGCTCGGGTGGGCCGGATGCCCAGGGAAACGTATCTACCTACGGGCATGAGGGGAGTCATCTTCTGCCCAGTCCAGGCTGAGCCCCCCATGCTCTTTGTCAACTGGACCAAAGATGGGAACAATTTAAACCTTGACAAT GTCCCTGGCTGGAAGGTGAACTCTGAGGGCTCAGTGTTTATAGCCACAGCCAATGATGATGCAGTGGGCATGTACACCTGTACTGCCTATAACAGCTATGGAACCATGGGCCAGTCTGAACCCACTAAGGTTATCCTGCAG GATCCGCCCTCATTCTCTGTGTCCCCTCGTGCTGAGTACCTGCAGGAGGTGGGCCGGGAGCTAGTCATCCCATGTGAGGCAGATGGAGACCCCTCTCCCAATATCACCTGGAGCAAG GTTGGTCCCACTCCTCGCTCCACATACACTGTGCTGTCCAATGGCTCCCTCCTCCTGAAGCCTCTCAGGAAAGACCACCATGGGGGCTGGGAGTGCCTTGCCACCAACCGCGTGGCCACTGTCAACACTGGCACTGTGGTCTTGGTTCTGG GCACCAGCCCTCATGCTGCTTCATTCGTGTCAGTAAGCACCGGGATGAACCAAGCCAATGTGTCCTGGGAACCTGGATTTGATGGAGGATACACCCAGAAGTTTACTATCTG GGTTAAGCAGGCTTCCAGAGGGAAACATGAGTGGGCATCTCTCCCAGTGCCCACATCCAAGTCCCACCTTGTGGTGACAGGGCTGCTGGCTGGCACCAGCTACCAATTCAGTGTCCTGCCTCAGAACAAACTGGGCTCTGGGCCCTTCAGTGAAATCACCTCTGTCAGGACGCAGG CCCTACCAACAGATCCACCGACAGTGATCACCACCCTACCAACTATCGACCCTCCCTCATTCCTGTCAGCCAATCAGACGGTGCTTGGGATTGTTCTACATTGGTATGCTCCTGAGTCTAAGGCCACATCCCTCACTGGGTATGTCCTCCAGGCTCGGAGGAACAGAGGCCAATGGGTCATTCTCAACAGCGCTGTGAAGGCCAACCTGAGTGAACTACTCGTACAAGGATTACTGAGG GACTGCATTTATGATCTGAGATTGGTGTCTCGCAGTAACAAGCTACTGAGTGAGCCCAGTGAGTCTGTCAATGTGAACACCACAG GCATGGAGATGTACCCTGTCTGGCCAGGCTTCCTGGAGTTTGTCCCTGAGCCTTTATTGGCTGGTGTGTTGGGTGGAGTGTGCTTCCTGTTCCTGGCAATCATCCTCTCCTTGGTGACAGTCTGTGTTATGAGTCACAGAAGAGCCCATCAGcgcaggaagaggagagatg ATCTCCCCTCTGCTTTCCAGAAGAGTCCTTCTCCAGA aGCTCGCTCGCCTTCTGACAGCCCTGACAGCGTTCTGAAGATAAAGCTGTGTCCTCCCCTGTCTTTCTTCCCCAACTCCTCATCTTCCCAGTCTGACCGTTCCTCCTTTGATAAAGGCAGCCGTGGAGAGTACCAGGACCAGCGTAGTCAGCTCCTGTCCAGCTCTTCTCCCCCACCCCACTACACCATCTTTGAGAGCCACCTGGGGGGTAATGCCCCCTCACCCTCTGCGCTGGAGTCAATCTCAAGAGGCCCAGATGGACGTTTCATTGTCCAGCCCCTGCTAGAGGGGTCTACTCTTTCCAACATGAAGAAAAACGTGAAAACAGTCTTCCTACAAACCAAAACCAATGGGGGAGATAGCGGCACAGGGAGCAATCAGACATCTTTCAAAGACTCTCCAAAGTCCAGCAGTCTGAGctctgagaggggagagagaaaggactcCTACCTTACAGTGGAAGTTACAGACCTTAGCAAGCCACCTGCTTCCCCGGGTAGAGTGAGGGCCATGGCCAGGAACTTCTCCCGTCACGGCTGCTTCTACTCTGATGACGATCAGGGCATCTCAGAGGCTCTGCTGGAGAGAGACAGCTTCTACTCCGACAGCAGTGAGAAGAGAGCCTGTGACTCCCTGAAAAGATACCATGCTGGGCACCCAGAGGACATCTTACCCAGCCTGGGCAGGAGAGCCAGACAGCTGGAGAGGGACAGGCATCACCAAGCAGGCTACCATACCATGGGGAGAGCGGGCCAGCTGACCAACGCCAGCACACTGGTCTCACAGATTGATACAAGTGAACAAGAGCTGGATAACCTCAGCAAGTGTCTGCAGTTGgccaaagagagggaggagatggagagggagctagAGAACTATACCGCCAGCCAGAAGGCAAGGGAGCGGGAGCTGGAGAACTATACCGCCAGCCAGAAGGCAAGGGAGCGGGAGCTGGAGAACTATACCGCCAGCCAGAAGGCAAGGGAGCGGGAGAAAGAGGAAAGGCAGCCTGAAAAGGAAGAAAGCCCTAACAGGGAACTGGATAGTTCAGGGGCTGAGGATCCTATATGGAAGCCACAAGACATTACCTTACGTCCCAAAGCCCACCGGGCTTCCGGGCAGACCCATCAGCTGTTGGACTATAGGAGGGCCTGCTACTTTGGGAACACGAGCAGCCCAATGGACCGGCTCCCTTCCTCCTACATCCAATGGGACATCAGCCCAGTCACCTCTATCAACAGCCTTATCCCAGTGCAGAGCCCCTTAGAAAGCACGACACCAAGGGTCCAACATCCTCACCAAGGTCACATTGGGTCGGCCATGAAGGACTCGCTACCTGAAGACTGCTCATGCTCCCCAGTCACTCAATGCACCACTCTATCTCTGCTCTCCCCTACATCAGAAAGCCCACCTATTGGTCAAGGAACAgccagaaccagagccaggtcGAGGAATCCTGACAGAACTGTAGTAAGAGAGCAGGACACGTATCGTAGAAGCTCTATGGTTGAGGAAGGCTGGAGGGAAAAGAAGCAACCAGGGGGAAGTGCCTTAAAACTAAGATCGTCCTTTGCTTGTGGTACACAGCATCTGGAGCCAGCAGCTGAAAGTGTCAGATCTGTTTCAGCAGATCGAGTAAGGGACACAAGTCCTGTTCAGCCTTACCCAGGCACTGCATCATATAGTCTGTCTGAGAAAACAGAGACAATAGATGGCCTTAGGGAGAGAGTAAATCAGAGTCCTTCTAGTTATTCTACTTTGCCCTATGAGCTCCACAAAGCAGGGGCCAAAGGGAAAGTGATAGATGATAAGATTGGGAATGACCCTCGGAGTTCACTGTTATACCctgagcaggagagagagtgtgtcaggaCACGCTCCAGAAGGAGTGATAGGGCACTTTTTAGTGACAGCCCCAGTCACATTTCCCACTTAACTCTTCTGGAAGAGTGTGATCGTGACCAGtcccagttctctgttgccagaGTCTCAGAGTCTTTCAAGAACAAGCAGACAAACCAGGCTCCCAAAATGTCACCACTGCAGACAAGTGCAATTCTGGAGTATTTGAGCCTCCCGGGTTTCATTGAGATGAGTGTGGATGACTCTGGGGATGAATCTGAACTCACAGTCACTACTTGCCAAAGCGTAGAGCCACAGACAGAGACTTCTCTGGAAGGTAAGCCAGATGTGGTTCCTAAAGACTGGGCAGTTCATGTGCAGGAGAACCTTGAGACAAGTTCATgccaaaaaaaagttttttttttagaaaACAGACACTCTGTTGGTCAAGCAGGAACTTCAGAAGCAGTTGAGAAGCCAGCCTACAGATACTCTCTGCAAGTGGAAGCAAGAGATTCAAGCCACAAAGCTGGGATTCCAGACTGGTCAAAAAAACAATCACCTGGTTCAGTACTCACAGGAAGTTATCATCACAACCATGAGCAGTCGCAGCCACTGATTAGTCAAAAGACCACAGCCTCAGAGAGACAACTATCAAGAAGGGGTATAAGTCCAGTCAAGACGTTGGTTAGTGCAGATAAAAGCATGGCAGACGTTGTGTCAAAACACCCTGACACTTTTGCCGGTAAACCAGAGTCATATTCAGAACAAGCCCAAAGACTTCATTCTCAGGGCGACAGGACTAATAAAATAGCCTCTAAGATCCATCAACCCCGTGCACCATTTATGAAGAAATCTCTGAGCATCGGCCCCTGCAGAACACTCTCAGGCATGGGACAGCCTCGTCCATTTCTGAAGAAGTCCATCAGCTTAGGGTCACAGAGATGGGAACATTTTGAAAGCCCAAGGACTTATGTCTCAGAGAAATGTTACTGGGATAAGTTCCCAAACTCAGACGTCCAGGTCAAGTCCTATAGTTTAGGACGCACCCCTGCATCCTCCTTCTCCAGGCCAGGCCCTTTGTGGCAAGAAGGTGTCCCTTTTAGACGGCCGAGTGTAAGCAGCTTGGAAAGGGCTAGGTATGCTGAAAGATCCCCGGAGAGGCCTCGGTATGACAGATCCCTATCCAGTTCTTCCTATACCTACCTAAGCTCCTCCATGTATCCATCAAGTCAACCCCCTGGCTCTGCTAGACGAGACCTATCTGATCTGCGTAGACAGGCCAGTGCTTATCCTGATGCATCCAGGTCACCTATCACATATCAGGATGCCCTGAGGTCTGTACAGCACATATATGTCCCTATGGATTTCTCAATACCCCAGTACCCACCCAGACCAGACAAGTACCCACCCAGACCATGCATGAGGGGGGACTACCCAAGGCCGATAGAGTCCAAGAGGGGCCCACCGAGGCCCAACCTGCACCGGATGTATAGCTGGCCCTCACCCTACCATGGTGGCCCTTTCCCACCCAGAGATGTAGACAGTCAtagacaagcagagagaaggatgGGTAAGGGGGCAGGGGCAGAGGTGGAGATGAGCGAtaacagggaaagagggagggccAGTTATGCCAGTCAGAGCAGTGGGAGAGGTAGCGTTGGCCTCCTTCGCCAgtccctctctatcactcccaCCCTTCTCAGCTCCCCAGAGACAACCGAGGAaagtgagacacagagacacagagccgaGATGGATCTACTTGAGCAGAGAAAGAAAAG TAGGAACACATCAGTTGATGAGAGTTATGAGTGGGATTCTACTGATGTCTGTGTGGACTCGGAAGTCCTGGAGGCCATGAAGCCACAGGCAGTGGTAAGACGGGGCAGGGGGGAGGGCAGGCATGATCGACCCCGTTCTGCGGCTGGCCTccaggaccgccacaggaatg ATATTTCAAAGAAAGGAAGCAAATAG